A window of the Miscanthus floridulus cultivar M001 chromosome 14, ASM1932011v1, whole genome shotgun sequence genome harbors these coding sequences:
- the LOC136505654 gene encoding uncharacterized protein gives MGFLICCARLLQLLLLLLTTATPPAAAQPPSPARALDAALQNYAFRALSARPRSGIVYNATVPGNLTGIAASALRLRSGSLRRWGFAGYFQFALPPGVVVQPHVERVVLVYHDLGNWSDRYYPLPAGYTYLAPVLGLLAYDAANLSAVGLPELSIVASGGPISVAFGGARAVPAGVVTPRCVVFDLDGVPQFRDLEGTNVCTTYRQGHVSIVVNSSEIAPAPAPAPAPPPAGAIAPPIPTEGGGKKGSSDAWKIAVGVVGGAAALGLLAALLLCLVRYKRDKKLQLMERNAEVGETLRMAQVGRTQAPVALGTRTQPVIENNYAA, from the coding sequence ATGGGCTTCTTGATCTGCTGTGCCCGCCTcctccagctgctgctgctgctcctcaccACCGCCACCCCACCAGCGGCGGCGCAGCCGCCGTCGCCCGCGAGGGCCCTCGACGCGGCACTGCAGAACTACGCGTTCCGTGCGCTGTCGGCGCGCCCGCGCAGCGGCATTGTCTACAACGCCACCGTGCCGGGCAACCTCACGGGCATTGCGGCGTCCGCGCTGCGCCTGCGGAGCGGCAGCCTCCGCCGGTGGGGCTTCGCGGGCTACTTCCAGTTCGCGCTCCCGCCGGGCGTCGTCGTGCAGCCGCACGTCGAGCGGGTGGTGCTCGTGTACCACGACCTCGGCAACTGGTCCGACCGCTACTACCCGCTCCCCGCCGGGTACACCTACCTCGCGCCCGTGCTGGGGCTGCTCGCCTACGACGCGGCCAACCTGTCGGCCGTGGGGCTGCCGGAGCTCAGCATCGTCGCGTCGGGGGGACCGATCTCTGTGGCGTTCGGCGGTGCCCGGGCGGTGCCGGCAGGTGTTGTGACGCCGCGGTGCGTGGTGTTCGATTTGGATGGCGTGCCGCAGTTCCGGGACCTGGAGGGAACCAATGTGTGCACGACGTATCGGCAAGGGCACGTTTCAATTGTCGTGAATTCCAGTGAGAttgctccagctccagctccggctccggctccaccTCCAGCTGGCGCGATTGCTCCGCCGATACCGACTGAGGGAGGTGGTAAGAAGGGGAGCTCAGACGCGTGGAAGATTGCTGTCGGCGTGGTTGGGGGTGCTGCAGCGTTGGGGCTGTTGGCTGCGCTTCTGCTGTGCTTGGTGAGGTACAAAAGGGATAAGAAACTTCAGCTCATGGAGCGGAATGCGGAGGTTGGGGAGACATTGCGGATGGCGCAGGTTGGGCGGACGCAGGCGCCTGTGGCGTTGGGGACGCGGACACAACCGGTGATTGAGAACAATTATGCTGCATAG
- the LOC136505627 gene encoding uncharacterized protein — MAVPKYTYLKLKMSSPRGVITVGTSFQRAYECEVKSYELASATLASEELIAIEKDITEGAPDSKRATGSFEPTENVKEVLVDPDNSTDKTVRIGTALSPK; from the coding sequence atggccgtccccaaatacacctacctcaagctcaagatgtcgagcccacgtggggtcatcaccgtcggcacttcCTTCCAAagggcctatgagtgcgaggtcaagaGCTATGAGCTTGCCTCGGCAACCCTGGCTTCCGAGGAGCTCATAGCCATCGAGAAGGACATCACCGAAGGAGCGCCCGACTCAAAGCGAGCGACTGGATCCTTTGAGCCTACAGAGAACGTCAAGGAGGTCCTCGTTGACCCCGACAACTCCACCGACAAGacggtgcgcattggcaccgccCTCTCCCCCAAGTAG